Genomic DNA from Elusimicrobiota bacterium:
AAAATACTATTCGTATGCATGAGAATATGAGAAAAACAAAAAAATATCCGGAGAAAATAGTTTACGGATTAGTTCAAGGAAAGGAAATTAAAGTTGATTTGACGTATTTATAGGCTACCGTTCGGTTGATAAGGGGATAGCATGAAATTTCAAAAAATAATGAAGTACATTCTGATCGGAGCCGCTGTATTATTTTATCTTTTTGCGGGTATAAGCAAAAGCGGTTTATTTGATGATGATGAAGCATATTATTCCGAAGTAGCCCGGGAAATGCTTGAAACAGGCAATTATGCGGTGCCTCATTTTAATTATCTGCCTTTTTTACATAAACCTGCGTTATATTACTGGTTTGTAAGCCTGAGTTATAAAGTATTCGGTATAAACGAATTCGCGGCAAGACTGCCGAGCGTGATTTTCATTTTAACCCTGCTGGTAATTATTTATTATTTTGTTTCAAGGTTATTTAACAGGACGACTGCAATAATGGCTGGTGTTATATTGATTGCAAATATTGAAATGATGGTTATATCAAAAGCTGCGACTATGGACGCTTTATTAATGCTTTTAATATCAGCAAGTTTGTTCTGCTATCTTGAAGCGTATTTTTCTGAAAATAAACGTTATTATATTGGTGTATACATTTTTAGCGCCCTGGCTGTGCTGACAAAAGGGCCCTCGGGATTAATTATCCCCGGACTTGTTATTTTTCTTTTTCTGGCATTTTCCAGGCAATTATCAAAATACAAAGAGATGGATTTGCTTAAAGGCGCAATTATTTTTCTGGTTATAAGCCTCCCCTGGTACGTACTTGTTACCGTGCTTACAAAGGGAGATTTTGCAAAAGATTTCTTTTTGTATCACAATATTGCAAGGTTTTCATCTTCTTTTGAAGGGCATTCGGGAAATTTATTTTATTACGCCGTGGTAATTCTTTTTGGATTTTATCCCTGGTCTTCTTTTTTACCGTCGAGTATTTTCAGGTCGATTAAAAGAGACAAAAAACTCTTTTTTATCCTTCTCTGGGCCGCAGTGCCTTTTGTATTTTTTACGTTAGCGCGAACAAAATTGCCGAATTACATCGTCCCTTCGTTTGTTCCGATAAGCATTTTGACAGCTAATTGGTGGAACGAATATAAAAATAACGACAAAAATTTTAAAATTGATATAAACATATCGCTGGTTATTCTATTTATTGTTGCTTTGATTTTTTGTGTTGTTTTTGGATTGAACGAGCAATTAATAAACATGGCAAAATCGAACTTTGATAACCCTTTTTTAATGCATGATATATCTTTTGGCATAGCCCCTGTTATTTTGTCGATTTTTTTGATATTATTGATATTATCATCCTACTTTTGTTTTAAATACGGTTTAAAGACTTGTTCATTTGTCGCTATAGCCCTGATAATGTTTTGTTTTAATTTTGTTATGGTTGAGTATGTAATGCCAAAGGGATGGTTTTATGTTCAGGGAGGGTTGTATGAGCTCTCCAATTATGTAAAAAATACCAGGGATGATTCAGTTGTTGTATATGCGCTGCAGCAGCCAAGTATTGTTTTTTATTCACAACGCAAAATAAAGTTTATTTCGCCCGAAGAAGATGCGCTGTTCGGGTTTATTATTGAAAACCATAAAATAGACGGCAGGAAAGTTTATGTTATCACGAAGAAGTCGCTTGTTGACAGACTTTTTCCTTACGGATTATCGGTGGTTAATAATACGGGGGGGTATTCACTTTTAAGTAACTAAAAATGCTAAAAAAAATTATTCCCGCAATTATTCTTACTGTTTTGTTTTCTGCCCCAGAACTATTTTGTGAAGCAAGGTGGGAAAAATTCAAATCTTCGTTCAATCATTTTGACGACAGGGCCGTTATTCTTATAAATCATTCAACAAATTCGGATGTTTGCGACGCATTTATGATAGTTATGACCATGATGGGTGACGGAATCGGTATTATTCCTATTATGGGCATAATTCTGTACTTTTATGACAGGAAACATTTTAAATTCAATTTTATTTTTTTTATTACCCTGCTTTTAATAGGGGGAGTTGTTGTTCAAATATTAAAATATCTTTTTAACAGGCCCAGGCCTCTCCAGCGAATAAGCGATATAAAATTACTTTCCGACCCTCTTAAAGAGCACGGTTTTCCTTCCGGCCACACTATGGCCATTTTTGCGGCTGCCGCGTATTTAAGCAAGAAAATAAAAAAATATGCCTGGTTATTTTTGCTTGTTGCTGTAACGGTCGGAATAAGCAGGATTTATGTAGGGGTGCATTTTTTAAGCGACGTGATATGCGGTGCGGTAATAGGCGTTTGTATAACGGAATTTTTTTGCTGGGTATTTAAAATCGAAAGCGATAAAAAACAAGCAGCTATTACAAGCTGACTAGTTATTGACTTACTGCGTTATAATTAAATACAATAATTATATTATTGAAACACATTCTTCATATAGTGAGGTAAAAATGTTAAAAAAATCTATTGTATTGTCATTTGTATTTGGTTTTTTCATAATGAGCGGTACCATGATACTTGCTGATGATGCTTCTGTTGAACAATCTACAAAACAGGAAACTCCGGAAGTTTCGCAGGAACAAATTCAAGAGCCTGCTGCGGGTGTTGTCCAGAAAGCTGTAGAAAAGCCGAAGGAAAAACTGAAAAAAGAGGAATCAAAACCAAAAGCTAAAAACAAATATTTCGAATCCAAAAGTTTTGTAGTTCCGTTGGATTTCCAAATGGATGGAAAAATTGTAGGGACAAAAGATGATAAAACATTAATTTCGCAGGGCGATGTTGTTTATGTGGACATTGGCGCTAATAACGACATTAAAAAAGGTACAAGATGCAATATTTACAGAAAAAAAGAAAAAATCAGGAACAGCAATGGCGACGCTATCGGCTACCAAATCATTAGATTAGGCATTTTGCAATTGACCGAAAATATAAATGAGGACAGTGCAACAGCGGTAATATACAAATCCTATGAACCGATAGTTAAAGGGGATTACATTCAGATAGCGAAATAGATTATTTTAATGTAATCAAAAACGGCCATGTTTAAAAAACTGTTTTTTTTAATATTTATCATTGTAGGCTTGTTTTATGGACTGAGATATTTAAACTCTTCAGGAAAATTGAGCGAGTATTTAGATTCTCACCCGAAGTGGGAATGGGTTCCAGGTTTTTATTATTATATCGGCCAGAACCAGGTAGTTTTTTCCAATTGGGATAGCGCAATATACAGATTCGAAAAAGTCGTAAAGCAATATCCTAACACAAAATGGGCGCCTATGGCTCAGTTTTCCCTGGCAAGGGTCTACGATGATACTGAACAAAAAAGAAAAGCTATTGAAGAATACCAGAAACTTATTGACATATACCCTGATTCGGTTGATTGCAACTTTGCAGAAAAACGCATTGGTCTGCTTAAAGGATAGAAAGCCCCCTTCCTAAAATTATGCCTTTGTCCGAACTAAAATCTCGTATTTTGCTGAACATGCTGCCTGAGATAAGCGTTATGCGTGCGAATAAACTTATTTCATATTATAATTCTGCTTCAAGAATATTCACAAGCAATATTGAGGAAATATCGGCTGCCGGCGAGCTGAATGAAAGTTTGGCTGTCAAAATCCTTACAAGCGTAGATAAAATAGATGTGGACAAAGAAATAAAAAAAGCTGATGAATTGGGCCTGGAAATATTAATTCCTGAAAACGATTCTTACCCGCAGCATCTGAAAACCCTGCAGGATTTCCCTGTAGTTTTATACGCTAAAGGAAAATTTGACAAAAACGACATTTATTCTGTTGCAATAGTAGGGACCAGAGAGCCGACAGATTACGGTAAAAAAGTAACTCAAAAACTTTCTAAAGAATTTGCAAATCTAGGTGTTACAGTTGTAAGCGGCCTGGCGCGCGGCATCGATACTGTGGCGCATACTCAGTCCTTGAATTCAGGAGGCCGGACTATCGCAGTACTTGGAAATGGAATGAATTTTCATTACCCTCCGGAGAATCAAATATTGGAAGATAAAATAAGCAAATGCGGTGCAGTTATAAGCGAATTTCCTTTAGACACTTCGCCGGACAGGTTTAATTTTCCAAAAAGAAACAGGCTTATTGCCGCGCTTTCATTAGGTACGATAGTTATTGAAGGCAGTGATAAAAGCGGCACCCTAATAACAGCAAAATTTGCGGCCGAACAAGGGAAGGATGTCTTCGCAGTCCCAGGAGATGTATTTTCCAAATATAGTTATGCGCCGCATTTTCTTCTTAAACAGGGTGCAAGGCTTATTGATAAAGCTGAAGATGTTATTGAAGAAATATCCGACTTAAATGATTGGCTTATACGAAGGCTGAAAATACAGGAAGAGCAAAGAAAACAACAGGAAGACCTTCCGGCTTTAATGAATAAGACGGAAGAAAAAATTATTAAGATACTTAGCAGCTGCATAGATGGTGTTAATATCGACAAACTTCAAAAACAAATTTGCTGCGGCTTTGGCGAACTTTCGCAATCTTTGCTGTCGCTTGAACTGAGGAAAAAGGTCAAATCTCTCCCGGGAAAGGTATATATAAAAATATGAATCTTGTAATTGTTGAATCGCCTACTAAAGAACGTATCATTTCGAAAATGCTTGACAAAAAAGA
This window encodes:
- a CDS encoding glycosyltransferase family 39 protein, yielding MKFQKIMKYILIGAAVLFYLFAGISKSGLFDDDEAYYSEVAREMLETGNYAVPHFNYLPFLHKPALYYWFVSLSYKVFGINEFAARLPSVIFILTLLVIIYYFVSRLFNRTTAIMAGVILIANIEMMVISKAATMDALLMLLISASLFCYLEAYFSENKRYYIGVYIFSALAVLTKGPSGLIIPGLVIFLFLAFSRQLSKYKEMDLLKGAIIFLVISLPWYVLVTVLTKGDFAKDFFLYHNIARFSSSFEGHSGNLFYYAVVILFGFYPWSSFLPSSIFRSIKRDKKLFFILLWAAVPFVFFTLARTKLPNYIVPSFVPISILTANWWNEYKNNDKNFKIDINISLVILFIVALIFCVVFGLNEQLINMAKSNFDNPFLMHDISFGIAPVILSIFLILLILSSYFCFKYGLKTCSFVAIALIMFCFNFVMVEYVMPKGWFYVQGGLYELSNYVKNTRDDSVVVYALQQPSIVFYSQRKIKFISPEEDALFGFIIENHKIDGRKVYVITKKSLVDRLFPYGLSVVNNTGGYSLLSN
- a CDS encoding phosphatase PAP2 family protein, which translates into the protein MLKKIIPAIILTVLFSAPELFCEARWEKFKSSFNHFDDRAVILINHSTNSDVCDAFMIVMTMMGDGIGIIPIMGIILYFYDRKHFKFNFIFFITLLLIGGVVVQILKYLFNRPRPLQRISDIKLLSDPLKEHGFPSGHTMAIFAAAAYLSKKIKKYAWLFLLVAVTVGISRIYVGVHFLSDVICGAVIGVCITEFFCWVFKIESDKKQAAITS
- a CDS encoding tetratricopeptide repeat protein, translated to MFKKLFFLIFIIVGLFYGLRYLNSSGKLSEYLDSHPKWEWVPGFYYYIGQNQVVFSNWDSAIYRFEKVVKQYPNTKWAPMAQFSLARVYDDTEQKRKAIEEYQKLIDIYPDSVDCNFAEKRIGLLKG
- the dprA gene encoding DNA-processing protein DprA, which codes for MLNMLPEISVMRANKLISYYNSASRIFTSNIEEISAAGELNESLAVKILTSVDKIDVDKEIKKADELGLEILIPENDSYPQHLKTLQDFPVVLYAKGKFDKNDIYSVAIVGTREPTDYGKKVTQKLSKEFANLGVTVVSGLARGIDTVAHTQSLNSGGRTIAVLGNGMNFHYPPENQILEDKISKCGAVISEFPLDTSPDRFNFPKRNRLIAALSLGTIVIEGSDKSGTLITAKFAAEQGKDVFAVPGDVFSKYSYAPHFLLKQGARLIDKAEDVIEEISDLNDWLIRRLKIQEEQRKQQEDLPALMNKTEEKIIKILSSCIDGVNIDKLQKQICCGFGELSQSLLSLELRKKVKSLPGKVYIKI